Within Paenibacillus albicereus, the genomic segment GGTCGAGGTCAGGCCGTAGTGCACCCACTTGCGCTCCGGTCCGAGCGTCTCGGATACCGCGCGCGTGAAGGCGATGACGTCATGGCGCGTCTCCAGCTCGATCTCGCTGATCCGGTCGATGTCGAACCCGGCCTTCTCGCGCAGCGCGGCAACGTCCTCCTGGGGGATGACGCCGAGCTCGGCCCAAGCCTCGCACGCGCAGATCTCCACTTCCAGCCAAGCCTTGAACTTATTCTCTTCCGTCCAGATCGCCCGCATCTCGGGCCTGCTGTAACGCTCCAACATTGCAGAATCCACACCTTTGCCTAGTTATTGAAAACCTCTATGTTCCATTTTATCGTATCGCGTCGTTCTCCGCCTGCCAGATGCCGGTTCCCTGAATCCAGGCGAGCGCGGCGTCCGCATCCGGCGCCAGCACGTTCACATGGCCCATCTTGCGGCCCGGCTTGGCCTCCGCCTTGCCGTACAGATGCAGCTTGGGCGCGACGCCGAGGCGCTCCGCCTCGCCGTCCGGCGCGCTCAGCCGGGCGACCGCCGGCTCGACATGCTGGCCGAGCAGGTTGACCATGACGACCGGGCTCAGGAGCGACGGATCGCCGAGCGGCAAGCCGCAGACGGCCCGCACATGCTGCTCGAACTGCGAAGTCCGGCAAGCCTCCATCGTATAATGCCCGCTGTTGTGCGGGCGCGGCGCGAGCTCGTTGACGTACAGCCCGCCGTCCTCCGTCAGGAACAGCTCGACCGCGACGAGGCCGACCGCGCCTAGCCCCTCGACGATGCGCAGCGCGAGCCGCTCCGCCTCGGCGAGCACCTCGGGGGCGACCCGGGCCGGCACGATGGACAGGTGGAGGATATTGTCCACATGGACGTTCTCCGCCGGGGGGAACACGCGCACCTCGCCGAGCGAGCTGCGCGCCGCGATGACGGACAGCTCCTTAGCGAAGCGGATGAACTGCTCCAGCACGAGATCGGCGCCCGTCCGCGACAGCTCCGCGTAAGCGGCGGGAATTTCCTCCTCGCTGCGGATGACCCACTGGCCCTTGCCGTCGTAGCCGCCGGTCGCCGTCTTGAGCACGGCCGGCAGCCCGAGCCGGGCCGTCGCCTCGCGCAGCTCGTCCTCGCTGCGGATCTCCGCATAGGGAGCGACCCGCGCTCCCGCCGCCTCGACGGCGCGCTTCTCGCGGAGGCGATGCTGCGTCGTGTAAAGCAGCTCGCTGCCCTGCGGCACGTACGACTGCTCCATCAGCATCGCGGCGACGCCGGCGTCGACGTTCTCGAACTCATACGTGATGACGTCGCAGCGCTCCGCCAGCTCCCGCGCCGCCGCGCGGTCGTCGTAGGCCGCGGTGATGCTGCCGCCGACCTGGGCGGCAGGCCCGTCCTCGGCCGGATCGAGCGCGACGAAGCGGTAGCCCATCGCGCTGCCGGCGAGCGCCAGCATGCGGCCGAGCTGGCCGCCGCCGAGCACGCCGACCGTCGCGCCGGGTCGTACGACGCGCGCCTGATCGGGCGCGACGGCCGCTCCGCCCGGACCGAGCGCCGCATCCTTGTTGCCGGCCGCGCTCACAGCAGCTCCTCGCCGCTCGCGAGCACCTGCTCGCGGATCGCGTCCCGCCGCGCCTGGACGCGCGCCTGCACGTCCGGGTCGAAGGCGCCCAGCATCTGGGCGGCCAGCAGGCCGGCATTGGCGCCGCCCGCCGCGCCGATCGCCACCGTGGCGACCGGGATGCCGGCCGGCATCTGCACGATCGAGAGCAGCGAGTCGAGGCCGCTCAGCGACGATGACTTGACGGGCACGCCAATGACCGGAAGAGGCGTCTTGGACGCGACCATTCCGGGCAGATGGGCCGCTCCGCCGGCTCCCGCGATGATGACCTTGAGTCCGCGCCCGGCGGCGCTCGAGGCATAGTCGAACATCAGATCCGGCGTCCGGTGGGCGGACACGACCCGCTTCTCGTAGGCGATGCCGAGCTCGTCCAGCACCTCGCATGCGAGCTTCATCGTCTCCCAATCCGACTTGCTGCCCATGATGACGCCTACGCTTGCACCCATCTCATCATCCCGCCTTCGCCTGTTATATGGAGGTACAAAAAAATCCCGCGGAACGAAAGGCGCTCCGGCCTCTGTCGGGAGAGGGTACGGAAGGCCGTCCAGCCTGCGGGATCGCGGAACGGCGCGCAAGCCCGACGCCGCAACATGCGAGCCAGGCGGCAGCGCCGCTCTGCCCGAAGCGCCATGACGGGGCTCCGGTTCTTCCCGTAGTCCGGCGATTCCGGTCGCCGGGTAGAAACGTTCGGGCCGATTCCCGAAGATATACGAGGAGTATGCGATTATCGGACAAGTCGGACGCCGCTCGCTCCGCTTGCCCCATTCCAAGATTCGACATCGGCGAGGCAAGCCAAACCCGGCTGCCCGCTTCGCCTTCCTAGTGTACCAATCCGCCCCGGTACTGTCAACCAGAAAAGGCGAACGTTAAATACTTAAAATCTCACAATAGTTCGCTTTTAATGCTTTGGGACCAAACGTGACCCATTCCGCAGCAGCGCCCCTTCGAGCGGGGGCTGTTCAGGAAAAGGAAGCGCTTCCGGCGATAAGCAAGGCGTGCGGCACCTGGAATAGGAACGAAAAAAGCCAACCTGGCCCTTAGGTCAGATTGGCTTCCATCGTCTTAAACCCGAACATCCCCGCTCGCAGGAATGTGAGATTAGCTCACACCGGATCGCTCGGTCGGCGTCCGATTCCGAACATCCCGGCGCCTCAGGACATCCAGAACGTCTTGTCCTTGGCGGCGATGCGCCGACCCTCCGGGACGTTCATGCCCGGATAGCCGAGGTAGACGAAGCCGACCAGTTCCTCCCCGTCCTTGAGCCCGAACGCCGACTTCATGGACGGGTGCTGCATCGGCTCGCCGCTGCGCCAGACAGCCCCGAGCCCTTCCTCGCAGGCCGTCAGCAGCATGTTCTGCACGGCGCAATGCACGGCCGCGAGCTCCTCCGAGCGGATGACTCGGGGGTTCGTCGAGGGCGAGCAGGCCACGGCGATGACGACAGGAGCGCGCATCGCTTTCGCTTCCTCGCGCGACAGCCGCGATTCCTTTTCCCCGGCTTCCAGTCCGTCCAGCGACTCCAGCGCCGCGTTGGCATAAGCTCGCCCCAGCACGCGCCGCCCCTCGCCCGTCATGACGAAAAACTTCCATGGCTCCGTATGGTGATGATTAGGCGCCCACACCGCCGATTCCAGGATGCGCTCGATCTTCTCCTTCTCCACCGGCAGATCCAGCACCTTGCCGACGCTTCTCCGCTGCCGGATCGCTTGCTGCAGCTCCATCCGCTTCCCCTCCTCTGCAAAGTCAGGTCCGGATCATGCACTCGGACATTGCTTCTTCTATTATAACGGTCCGGACGATCCGGGGAAAGCTTAGACCAAGCAAATAATTAAGCAGTTAAACAAAATGTCCATCCCTGCGGCATAAACTTGAACGTCGGCTTCGACTTTACCGCAAGGCGGTGATGACCATCCCATTGCTCGTTCGAGCCATCTTCAATGCAGCAGGCGCCATGACGTTCACGGGCAATACGCTGGGCCTCAGCCGTTCCGACACGGTCGGCGTGCCCGGCACGCAGGACAGCATCGGCGCATTCACGACGACGAATACCGCGCTTCAATTCGGCAGCTACCCGGCCGGCACGACCGACAACTACACGCTGAACAGCTCGGCAGCCGTGCTCGTCCTGCCCGCAGGCAGCACCGTCCTGTATGCGGAGCTCATCTGGGGCGGCACGTATGTCAACGGCAGCGTCAACCTGACGTCGGCGATCAACAACCCCGTCACCTTCACGACGCCCGTCGGCGCCAGCACCGTCTCGCCGGACAGCGTCACGGCCCAGACCGGCATCGCGCTCGGCACCGGCGTGCTGGCGTACGTAAGGACCGCCAACGTCACCCCGCTCGTGCAGGCTGGAGGAGCCGGCACCTATACGACCGGCGGCGCCGTCGGCACGATCGTCGTGAACGGGGACTCGACGGCCAACCATTGCGGCTGGACGCTGGCGGTCCTTTACAGCAACGCCTCTTTGCCGCTGCGCAATATGTCGCTGCGGGTCGGCTCGGTGCTCGTCACGACGACCGGATCGACGACGACGACGATCACCGGCTTCGCCACGCCCGTATCCGGGGCCCTCGGAGCCCGCGCGCTGTTCAGCTCCCAGGAGGGCGACGCCAACCGGACCGGCGACCAGGCGCTATTCGGCCCGACCGCCTCCTCGCTCGTCGCCCTGTCGGGGCCGAACAACCTGGCCGCGAACTTTTTCGCCTCGCAGATCAACAACGACGCCGGACTGCTCAATACGAGCGGCACGTTCGGGACGCGCAACCAGACCAACGGCGCGCCCGGCACCAACATCGTCGGCGGCCGCCAAGGCTGGGACATCACCAACGTCGACATCAGCGCCCGCCTCGTCAACAGCCAGACGAGCGCCGTCCTGACGCTCACGACCTCCGGGGATGCCTACATCCTGAACGCCAGCGGCATCCAGATCAACATCAACTCGCCGAGCGTCACCGTCACCAAGAGCGCGAGCGCGGCCGGCGCCGCCATCGGCGATACGCTCACCTACACCGTCGTCATGACGAACAGCGGCACCGCCAACGTGACGAACGTCGTCCTCACCGATCCGCTGCCCGCCGGACTCAGCTTTGTCGCCGGCAGCGTGACGGTCGGCGGGACCGCGCTCCCGACCGCCGACATCCGCAGCGGCGTGGCGATCGGCACGCTGACATTCGGCACGAGCGTCACGGCGACGTACCGGGCGACCGTCACCGCGCTGCCGAGTCCGCCGCAGCTGAACAACACGGCCAGCGCCTCGTTCTCGTTCGTCAGCATCGCCGGGGGCAGCACGATCACTGCCGTCATCCCCTCCAACACGGTGTCGACGCCGGTGTACGCGCCCGTCCTGTCGCTCGCCAAGTCGGCCAGCGCCGCGGCCGCGACCGTAGGCGACACCGTCACCTATACGATCGTCGCCGCCAACAGCGGCAGCATCGCCGCGGCCGTCACGCTGACCGACAACATCCCGTCCGGCAGCAGCTTCGTGACGGGCAGCTTCCGGGTAAACGGAACGGCAATCGCAGGCGCGAACCCGGCGGCGGGCGTCGCCATCGGCAGCATCGCCGCCGGCGGCAGCTCGACGATCACGTTCCAGGTGAACGTGAACAGCCTGCCCACGCCGCCGCAGCTCGTCGACCAAGCGACTGCCGCCTATACGTACCAGCCGCCGGACGGCCGGACGCTGTCCGGCTCCGCCGCTTCGAACACGGTCGCCATTCCCGTCAGCCTGCCGAGCGTGAGCGTCGC encodes:
- the purE gene encoding 5-(carboxyamino)imidazole ribonucleotide mutase; translated protein: MGASVGVIMGSKSDWETMKLACEVLDELGIAYEKRVVSAHRTPDLMFDYASSAAGRGLKVIIAGAGGAAHLPGMVASKTPLPVIGVPVKSSSLSGLDSLLSIVQMPAGIPVATVAIGAAGGANAGLLAAQMLGAFDPDVQARVQARRDAIREQVLASGEELL
- the purK gene encoding 5-(carboxyamino)imidazole ribonucleotide synthase, with the translated sequence MSAAGNKDAALGPGGAAVAPDQARVVRPGATVGVLGGGQLGRMLALAGSAMGYRFVALDPAEDGPAAQVGGSITAAYDDRAAARELAERCDVITYEFENVDAGVAAMLMEQSYVPQGSELLYTTQHRLREKRAVEAAGARVAPYAEIRSEDELREATARLGLPAVLKTATGGYDGKGQWVIRSEEEIPAAYAELSRTGADLVLEQFIRFAKELSVIAARSSLGEVRVFPPAENVHVDNILHLSIVPARVAPEVLAEAERLALRIVEGLGAVGLVAVELFLTEDGGLYVNELAPRPHNSGHYTMEACRTSQFEQHVRAVCGLPLGDPSLLSPVVMVNLLGQHVEPAVARLSAPDGEAERLGVAPKLHLYGKAEAKPGRKMGHVNVLAPDADAALAWIQGTGIWQAENDAIR
- a CDS encoding nitroreductase family protein; translated protein: MELQQAIRQRRSVGKVLDLPVEKEKIERILESAVWAPNHHHTEPWKFFVMTGEGRRVLGRAYANAALESLDGLEAGEKESRLSREEAKAMRAPVVIAVACSPSTNPRVIRSEELAAVHCAVQNMLLTACEEGLGAVWRSGEPMQHPSMKSAFGLKDGEELVGFVYLGYPGMNVPEGRRIAAKDKTFWMS